One genomic segment of Amycolatopsis sp. WQ 127309 includes these proteins:
- a CDS encoding pyridoxal-dependent decarboxylase codes for MRDLLARAAALAADHRDSLAERPVAPAADLAALRAGFGGPLPADPSPPSDVLEHLARAAAPGLMATAGPRFFGFVIGGGLPAATAADVLAAGWDQNAFNAVLSPAAAAAEEAAGGWLKELLGIPAGATAGFVTGGQAANTAGLTAARHHVLAEAGWDVERDGLFGAPRVRVVASAERHATIDRALRLLGFGTAAVEEVAAGPQGAIDVADLARVLAAGTGPAIVCLQAGNVNTGACDDLRAAREAAGDAWVHVDGAFGLWAAANPATAALLDGVELADSWACDGHKWLNVPYDSGFVFCARPDAHAAAFANRAAYLVGAGEVAGMGDLTPESSRRARGFAVWAALRELGRDGVAELVDRCCRLARRFAAALADGGAEIANDVVLNQVLVSFGDDARTDALVTAIQRDGTCWLGGTTWRGRRYVRISVSNWSTTEADVDRSAAAILRLAGRGQGLQ; via the coding sequence CTGCGTGACCTCCTGGCCCGGGCCGCCGCGCTGGCCGCGGACCACCGGGACTCCCTGGCCGAGCGGCCGGTCGCGCCGGCCGCCGACCTCGCCGCGTTGCGCGCGGGCTTCGGCGGGCCGCTGCCGGCGGACCCGAGCCCGCCGTCCGACGTGCTCGAACACCTCGCGCGGGCCGCCGCGCCCGGGCTGATGGCCACCGCCGGGCCGCGGTTCTTCGGGTTCGTCATCGGCGGGGGACTGCCCGCCGCGACCGCCGCCGACGTCCTCGCCGCGGGCTGGGACCAGAACGCCTTCAACGCCGTGCTCTCACCCGCCGCCGCGGCCGCGGAAGAAGCCGCCGGCGGCTGGCTCAAGGAGCTGCTCGGCATCCCGGCCGGCGCGACCGCCGGGTTCGTCACCGGCGGGCAGGCGGCGAACACCGCCGGGCTCACCGCCGCGCGCCACCACGTGCTCGCCGAAGCGGGCTGGGACGTCGAACGCGACGGGCTCTTCGGCGCCCCGCGCGTCCGCGTGGTCGCGAGCGCCGAACGGCACGCGACGATCGACCGCGCGTTGCGGCTGCTGGGCTTCGGCACGGCCGCCGTCGAGGAGGTGGCCGCCGGTCCCCAGGGCGCGATCGACGTCGCCGACCTGGCGCGGGTGCTGGCCGCCGGGACCGGTCCGGCGATCGTCTGCCTGCAGGCGGGCAACGTGAACACCGGCGCGTGCGACGACCTGCGCGCCGCCCGCGAAGCCGCCGGTGACGCCTGGGTGCACGTCGACGGCGCGTTCGGCCTGTGGGCCGCGGCCAACCCGGCCACGGCGGCGCTGCTCGACGGCGTCGAGCTGGCCGACTCCTGGGCCTGCGACGGGCACAAGTGGCTCAACGTGCCCTACGACTCGGGGTTCGTCTTCTGCGCCCGGCCGGACGCCCACGCCGCGGCCTTCGCCAACCGCGCGGCCTACCTCGTCGGCGCGGGCGAGGTGGCCGGCATGGGCGACCTCACGCCGGAGTCGTCGCGGCGCGCCCGCGGGTTCGCCGTCTGGGCGGCCCTGCGCGAACTGGGTCGCGACGGCGTGGCCGAGCTCGTCGACCGCTGCTGCCGGCTGGCCCGCCGCTTCGCCGCGGCGCTCGCCGACGGCGGCGCGGAGATCGCCAACGACGTCGTCCTCAACCAGGTCCTGGTGTCCTTCGGCGACGACGCCCGCACCGACGCGCTCGTCACGGCGATCCAGCGCGACGGCACGTGCTGGCTCGGCGGAACCACCTGGCGCGGCCGCCGGTACGTGCGGATTTCGGTGTCGAACTGGTCCACGACGGAGGCCGACGTCGACCGTTCGGCGGCGGCGATCCTGCGGCTGGCCGGACGTGGCCAGGGACTTCAGTAG
- a CDS encoding YdeI family protein, whose translation METLDGIAVLKVTSVAQWREWLASRGTAAAVWLVIRRKHSASPGVLVHEAMEQALCFGWIDSKALRRDADSTYLCFTPRNPKSTWSRVNRDRVARLTAAGLMTPSGQALVDLARRTGTWDALAEAQDGVVPPDLARAFDAVAAAHFAAFPPSSKRLILEWIAKAKRPETRQRRIATTAELARENVRAAHPKAA comes from the coding sequence ATGGAGACTTTGGACGGCATCGCGGTGCTGAAGGTCACGTCGGTCGCGCAGTGGCGGGAGTGGCTGGCGTCGCGCGGCACGGCGGCAGCGGTGTGGCTGGTGATCCGGCGCAAGCACAGCGCGTCGCCGGGGGTGCTGGTGCACGAGGCGATGGAGCAGGCGCTGTGCTTCGGCTGGATCGACAGCAAAGCGCTGCGGCGGGACGCGGACAGCACGTACCTCTGCTTCACGCCGCGGAACCCGAAGAGCACGTGGAGCCGCGTGAACCGCGACCGCGTGGCCCGGCTGACGGCGGCCGGCCTGATGACGCCGTCCGGGCAGGCGCTGGTCGACCTCGCCCGCCGCACCGGGACCTGGGACGCGCTGGCCGAGGCGCAGGACGGCGTCGTCCCGCCGGATCTCGCGCGGGCGTTCGACGCCGTCGCGGCCGCGCACTTCGCCGCGTTCCCGCCGTCGTCGAAGCGGCTGATCCTGGAGTGGATCGCCAAGGCGAAGCGCCCGGAGACGCGGCAGCGGCGCATCGCGACGACCGCCGAGCTGGCCCGGGAAAACGTGCGGGCCGCGCACCCGAAGGCCGCCTAG
- a CDS encoding GNAT family N-acetyltransferase, with the protein METALSTDRLVIRDWTVDDAEAAFEIYGAEDVTHWLTPAMDRVSDVGAMRAVLNAWQEAQPNLWPPRGRWAVERKEDGAVIGGLGIRLLPPFEEDLELSWQLSPGVWGQGYASEASQALIQWAFTQDTDELFAVARPNNTRAIAVAKRLGMQWVGETDKYYNLRLQVYRIRHTDLID; encoded by the coding sequence ATGGAGACTGCGCTGAGCACCGACCGGCTCGTGATCCGGGACTGGACGGTGGACGACGCCGAAGCCGCGTTCGAGATCTACGGCGCGGAAGACGTCACGCACTGGCTGACCCCGGCCATGGACCGCGTCAGCGACGTCGGCGCCATGCGCGCCGTGCTGAACGCGTGGCAGGAGGCGCAGCCCAACCTCTGGCCGCCGCGCGGGCGCTGGGCCGTGGAGCGCAAGGAGGACGGCGCCGTGATCGGCGGCCTCGGCATCCGGCTGCTGCCGCCGTTCGAAGAGGACCTCGAGCTGAGCTGGCAGCTCAGCCCCGGCGTCTGGGGCCAGGGTTACGCGTCGGAGGCGTCGCAAGCGCTCATCCAGTGGGCGTTCACGCAGGACACCGACGAGCTGTTCGCCGTCGCCCGGCCGAACAACACGCGCGCGATCGCCGTCGCCAAGCGGCTCGGCATGCAGTGGGTCGGCGAGACCGACAAGTACTACAACCTGCGGCTGCAGGTGTACCGGATCCGGCACACCGACCTCATCGACTGA
- a CDS encoding nitroreductase family deazaflavin-dependent oxidoreductase, which yields MRGVFAGFGKSKAFAVVGRALMPADRVLLRISGGRVGVGTAVGLRTLLLTTIGRRSGEPRQVPLLYVERGGGYVVIGSNWGGEAHPAWSANLLANPKATAAIGGRTADVTARLLTGEERQEMWDAVAEYWPAYDRYAVRAEHREIRVFLLEPVSR from the coding sequence TTGCGGGGTGTGTTCGCGGGGTTCGGGAAGAGCAAGGCGTTCGCGGTGGTCGGGCGGGCGCTGATGCCGGCCGACCGGGTGCTGCTGCGGATCAGCGGCGGCCGGGTCGGCGTCGGCACCGCGGTCGGGCTGCGGACGCTGCTGCTCACGACGATCGGGCGGCGCAGCGGTGAGCCGCGTCAGGTGCCGCTGTTGTACGTCGAGCGCGGCGGCGGGTACGTCGTCATCGGCTCGAACTGGGGCGGCGAGGCGCACCCGGCGTGGTCGGCGAACCTGCTGGCGAACCCGAAGGCGACCGCCGCGATCGGCGGCCGGACGGCCGACGTCACCGCGCGGTTGCTCACCGGGGAAGAGCGCCAGGAGATGTGGGACGCGGTCGCGGAGTACTGGCCCGCGTACGACCGCTACGCCGTGCGGGCCGAGCACCGCGAGATCCGCGTCTTCCTGCTGGAGCCGGTCAGTCGATGA
- a CDS encoding glycosyl hydrolase family 28-related protein, protein MARRTFGTVLVAVLTLLSVAVPASAAAARPVVTRAALDPALVAGRGATVGFAEQEAENARTDGTVIGPDRSAYTLPAEASGRRAVKLTAGQHVEFTLPAAANAITVRYSIPDAPRGGGITAPLDVTVDGGHRQAMTLTSQYAWLYNQYPFTNDPDADLLHPDWWITECSCVPAATTPPPVVTKPFRPNHFYDEQRLLLGKTYRAGDKVRLTVPAGTPAAWTVVDLLDSELVAPPRVDLVAANVLFFGADPTGRRDSADAIDRAIAFAKRTHLKVYLPPGTYQVNRHIIVDDVTIEGAGNWYTIVKGHEVKLDTPAPDGSVHTGVGFYGKDSAAGGSHNVHLSGFAIVGDVRERVDTDQINAIGGALSDSTVDGLYLHHTKVGLWFDGPMSNTRITNNVIADQIADGLNFHTGVTDSVVSGNFVRNTGDDGLAMWSEKTENARNTFSHNTVQTPVLANGIALYGGTDTTVVGNLVADPIREGSAIQVGSRFGAEPFTGYVRITDNTTVRAGTFELNWKIGLGAIWFYALEKNIDADIQVTGDHFLDNTYNAIMLVSDFPVKDLYSINGLKFADLRVDGAGTSVLSARAAGSASFRDVDARNVGAVGVNNCGSFNFPPTGSEFSLTDLGGNSSWLAPWLLPNTITCDDRPPVVPPPAPSAW, encoded by the coding sequence ATGGCGCGACGCACCTTCGGAACCGTGCTGGTCGCGGTCCTCACCCTGCTTTCCGTGGCCGTCCCCGCGTCAGCCGCCGCCGCCCGGCCCGTGGTGACGCGCGCCGCGCTCGACCCCGCGCTGGTCGCCGGGCGCGGCGCCACCGTCGGCTTCGCCGAGCAGGAGGCGGAGAACGCCCGCACCGACGGCACCGTGATCGGCCCGGACCGCTCGGCCTACACGCTGCCCGCCGAGGCGTCCGGCCGGCGCGCCGTCAAGCTCACGGCGGGGCAGCACGTCGAGTTCACGCTGCCCGCCGCGGCCAACGCGATCACCGTCCGCTACAGCATCCCGGACGCGCCGCGCGGCGGCGGGATCACCGCGCCGCTGGACGTCACCGTCGACGGCGGCCACCGGCAGGCGATGACGCTGACCTCGCAGTACGCGTGGCTGTACAACCAGTACCCGTTCACGAACGACCCCGACGCGGACCTGCTGCACCCGGACTGGTGGATCACCGAGTGCTCGTGCGTCCCCGCCGCGACCACCCCGCCGCCGGTTGTCACGAAACCGTTCCGCCCCAACCACTTCTACGACGAACAGCGCCTGCTGCTCGGCAAGACCTACCGGGCGGGGGACAAGGTCCGGCTGACCGTCCCGGCCGGGACGCCCGCCGCGTGGACGGTCGTCGACCTGCTCGACTCCGAGCTCGTCGCGCCGCCGCGCGTCGACCTCGTCGCCGCGAACGTGCTGTTCTTCGGCGCCGACCCGACCGGCAGGCGTGACTCGGCGGACGCGATCGACCGCGCGATCGCCTTCGCGAAGCGCACGCACCTCAAGGTCTACCTGCCGCCCGGCACGTATCAGGTCAACCGGCACATCATCGTCGACGACGTCACGATCGAGGGCGCCGGCAACTGGTACACGATCGTCAAGGGGCACGAGGTCAAGCTGGACACCCCCGCGCCGGACGGCTCGGTGCACACCGGCGTCGGCTTCTACGGCAAGGATTCGGCGGCCGGCGGCAGCCACAACGTCCACCTCTCCGGCTTCGCGATCGTCGGCGACGTCCGGGAACGCGTCGACACCGACCAGATCAACGCCATCGGCGGCGCGCTCAGCGACTCCACTGTGGACGGTCTGTACCTGCACCACACCAAGGTCGGCCTGTGGTTCGACGGCCCGATGAGCAACACGCGGATCACGAACAACGTCATCGCCGACCAGATCGCCGACGGCCTGAACTTCCACACCGGCGTCACGGACTCGGTGGTGTCCGGCAACTTCGTCCGCAACACCGGCGACGACGGCCTCGCGATGTGGTCGGAGAAGACCGAGAACGCGCGCAACACGTTCAGCCACAACACCGTCCAGACACCGGTGCTGGCCAACGGGATCGCGCTCTACGGCGGCACCGACACCACCGTCGTGGGCAACCTGGTCGCCGACCCGATCCGCGAGGGCAGCGCGATCCAGGTCGGCTCACGTTTCGGCGCCGAGCCGTTCACCGGGTACGTGCGGATCACGGACAACACGACCGTCCGGGCCGGGACGTTCGAGCTGAACTGGAAGATCGGCCTCGGCGCGATCTGGTTCTACGCCCTGGAGAAGAACATCGACGCCGACATCCAGGTGACCGGCGACCACTTCCTCGACAACACCTACAACGCGATCATGCTGGTCAGCGACTTCCCGGTGAAGGACCTGTACTCGATCAACGGCCTGAAGTTCGCGGACCTGCGTGTCGACGGCGCCGGGACGTCGGTGCTGAGCGCCCGCGCGGCCGGGTCGGCGTCGTTCCGCGACGTCGACGCCCGCAACGTCGGCGCGGTCGGCGTCAACAACTGCGGCTCGTTCAACTTCCCGCCGACGGGCTCGGAGTTCTCGCTGACCGACCTCGGCGGCAACTCGAGCTGGCTGGCCCCGTGGCTCCTCCCGAACACCATCACCTGCGACGACCGTCCGCCGGTGGTCCCGCCGCCCGCCCCCTCGGCCTGGTGA
- a CDS encoding class I SAM-dependent methyltransferase codes for MTRPESAAEVFDALGKDYEAAFRTAIAQRDAITALIGSLPPRAKVLDLGSGTGRPVAELLAAAGHDVTGYDIAPKMVEIARAQVPAARFELGDLRELTFEDGTWDAVTTFFSLLQLTRAEQETVLGRLAAWVKPGGLVLLATVPADVDGLDIVFMGHPVRASSFTAEALAGLLRAAGLEIIREERAEFVPDHPGAAPEPHVYLTARRVS; via the coding sequence ATGACTCGTCCCGAATCCGCCGCCGAGGTCTTCGACGCGCTCGGCAAGGACTACGAAGCCGCCTTCCGCACCGCGATCGCCCAGCGGGACGCGATCACGGCGTTGATCGGATCGCTGCCCCCGCGGGCGAAGGTGCTCGACCTGGGCTCGGGCACCGGGCGCCCGGTCGCCGAGCTGCTGGCCGCGGCGGGCCACGACGTCACCGGGTACGACATCGCACCGAAGATGGTCGAGATCGCGCGGGCGCAGGTGCCCGCCGCCCGGTTCGAGCTCGGCGACCTGCGCGAACTGACCTTCGAGGACGGCACCTGGGACGCGGTCACGACGTTCTTCTCGCTGCTGCAGCTCACGCGCGCGGAGCAGGAGACCGTGCTCGGCCGGCTGGCGGCCTGGGTGAAACCGGGCGGCCTGGTCCTGCTGGCCACCGTGCCGGCGGATGTCGACGGGCTCGACATCGTCTTCATGGGACACCCCGTGCGCGCGAGCAGTTTCACCGCCGAAGCGCTGGCCGGGCTGCTCCGCGCGGCCGGGCTCGAGATCATCCGCGAGGAGCGAGCGGAGTTCGTCCCGGACCACCCCGGTGCCGCGCCCGAGCCGCACGTCTACCTGACCGCGCGCCGGGTTTCGTGA
- a CDS encoding CdaR family transcriptional regulator produces the protein MGIEALARPVPREHRELVREMLGRLPEFADRLARLLSDEDEFYRQVDHVAPAELRKVCHANLERALTALADGHGLALDAARKTGLVQARQGIPLPAVLRAFRIGGTFVYEALLELAGPEFLSSTRTIEINSYVWKAIDLYSDALTTAYDEVAAEPSHANVQRLDDLLRGRLAGQSEMESAARELGLPTAGMFVAVVTERVEPDGQDTVEALMRARRWRSAWRPGGEAGLVAIDRIEDVRRLREVLGSLPVAAGLSRPFTGFPDVPDALHRARIARRSLPSATAGVVVFGDSPVTTLVAAAPGMARDVVRSALAGVLTLPGAERKVLLDTLLAWFGGHGSAKEAADRLFVHPNTVRYRLRRVQELTKRDLTDPVDIGELYVALESVRLDPVD, from the coding sequence ATGGGCATCGAAGCTCTGGCCAGGCCGGTACCTCGCGAACACCGTGAGCTGGTGCGCGAAATGCTGGGCCGGCTGCCGGAGTTCGCCGATCGCCTCGCCCGGCTGCTCAGCGACGAGGACGAGTTCTACCGCCAGGTCGACCACGTCGCGCCGGCCGAGCTGCGCAAGGTCTGCCACGCCAACCTCGAACGCGCGCTCACGGCGCTGGCCGACGGCCACGGCCTGGCCCTCGACGCGGCCCGCAAGACCGGGCTCGTCCAAGCGCGGCAGGGCATTCCGCTGCCGGCGGTGCTGCGCGCGTTCCGGATCGGCGGCACGTTCGTCTACGAGGCCCTGCTGGAGCTGGCCGGGCCCGAGTTCCTCAGCTCCACCCGCACGATCGAGATCAACTCCTACGTCTGGAAGGCGATCGACCTCTACTCGGACGCGCTGACCACGGCGTACGACGAGGTCGCGGCCGAGCCGTCGCACGCGAACGTCCAGCGGCTGGACGACCTGCTGCGCGGCCGGCTGGCCGGTCAGTCCGAAATGGAGTCCGCGGCCCGCGAGCTGGGGCTGCCGACCGCGGGCATGTTCGTCGCCGTCGTCACCGAACGCGTCGAACCGGACGGACAGGACACGGTCGAGGCCTTGATGCGGGCGCGGCGCTGGCGGTCGGCCTGGCGGCCCGGCGGCGAAGCGGGCCTGGTCGCGATCGACCGGATCGAAGACGTCCGGCGGCTGCGGGAGGTGCTGGGTTCACTGCCGGTCGCGGCCGGGCTGAGCCGGCCGTTCACCGGCTTCCCGGACGTCCCGGACGCGCTGCACCGGGCCCGGATCGCGCGCCGCTCCCTGCCGTCGGCGACCGCGGGCGTGGTGGTGTTCGGCGACTCGCCGGTGACCACGCTGGTCGCGGCCGCGCCGGGGATGGCCCGCGACGTCGTGCGGTCCGCGTTGGCGGGGGTGCTGACGCTGCCGGGCGCCGAGCGCAAGGTCCTGCTCGACACGCTGCTCGCGTGGTTCGGCGGCCACGGGTCGGCGAAGGAGGCGGCGGACCGGTTGTTCGTGCACCCCAACACCGTCCGCTACCGCCTGCGGCGCGTGCAGGAGCTGACCAAGCGCGACCTGACCGACCCGGTGGACATCGGCGAGCTGTACGTCGCCCTCGAATCGGTACGACTGGATCCCGTCGATTGA
- a CDS encoding DUF2975 domain-containing protein produces the protein MFAEKWAVPVLRVFLVVLFAVLVVFQTFSLPGGIAYTTSQNPNDASLRWPLTAIAVFLVLCVEVVVVATWKLLTLVKKDRIFTSGALKWVDAIVWAVVAAWVVFAGMLIFVGFNADDPGMPMLLFLVTVGITVIGLLMVVMRALLRQATTLRTDMEAVI, from the coding sequence ATGTTCGCAGAGAAGTGGGCCGTACCCGTGCTCCGGGTCTTCCTCGTCGTGCTGTTCGCCGTCCTGGTCGTCTTCCAGACGTTCTCGCTGCCTGGCGGGATCGCGTACACGACGTCGCAGAACCCGAACGACGCGAGCCTGCGGTGGCCGCTGACCGCGATCGCGGTGTTCCTGGTGCTGTGCGTCGAGGTGGTGGTGGTCGCGACGTGGAAGCTGCTGACCCTGGTCAAGAAGGACCGGATCTTCACCAGCGGCGCCCTGAAGTGGGTCGACGCGATCGTCTGGGCCGTGGTCGCCGCGTGGGTGGTCTTCGCCGGCATGCTGATCTTCGTCGGCTTCAACGCGGACGACCCGGGGATGCCGATGCTGTTGTTCCTGGTCACCGTCGGGATCACGGTGATCGGCCTGCTGATGGTGGTCATGCGCGCCCTGCTGCGCCAGGCCACTACGCTGCGTACCGACATGGAAGCGGTCATCTGA
- a CDS encoding helix-turn-helix transcriptional regulator — MAIVVRIDVELAKRKLSVGEFAEKVGLTPANVAVLKNGRAKAVRFSTLEAMCRVLECQPGDLLEWVDD, encoded by the coding sequence ATGGCGATCGTCGTGCGCATCGACGTCGAGCTCGCCAAGCGCAAGCTGAGCGTCGGCGAGTTCGCGGAGAAGGTCGGGCTGACGCCGGCCAACGTCGCCGTCCTGAAGAACGGCCGTGCGAAAGCCGTGCGCTTCAGCACGCTGGAAGCCATGTGCCGGGTCCTCGAGTGCCAGCCCGGCGACCTGCTCGAGTGGGTCGACGACTAG
- a CDS encoding MarR family winged helix-turn-helix transcriptional regulator — MAPDDDEPRWLTPSEKDAWTGLASLVLLLPGKLEAPLQQEAGVTLFEYLALSQMSEAPDRRLRMSELAYLANGSLSRLSNVVKRFEQRGWVERSPDPEDGRYTLAALTDAGYAVVVAAAPAHVRAVRQLVLDPLTAADQQALARIAEKLRVRPVDLA; from the coding sequence ATGGCACCCGATGACGACGAGCCGCGCTGGCTGACGCCGTCCGAAAAGGACGCCTGGACCGGGCTGGCCTCGCTCGTCCTGCTGCTGCCGGGCAAGCTGGAAGCGCCGCTGCAGCAGGAAGCCGGCGTCACGCTGTTCGAGTACCTGGCGCTCAGCCAGATGTCGGAGGCGCCGGACCGCCGCCTGCGGATGAGCGAACTCGCCTACCTGGCCAACGGTTCGCTCTCGCGACTGTCCAACGTGGTCAAGCGGTTCGAGCAGCGGGGCTGGGTCGAGCGCTCACCCGATCCCGAAGACGGCCGCTACACGCTCGCCGCCCTGACCGACGCGGGTTACGCCGTGGTCGTCGCCGCGGCGCCGGCGCACGTGCGGGCCGTGCGGCAGCTCGTGCTCGACCCGCTCACCGCGGCCGACCAGCAGGCCCTGGCCCGGATCGCCGAAAAGCTGCGGGTGCGGCCCGTCGACCTCGCCTAG
- a CDS encoding RidA family protein, with translation MPEFFVTPGYGPKHLAALHYTQAVRIGDRVEISGQGGWDDDTVFPESLEEEIVQAFENVERTLATAGASWTDVVAVDSFHIPTEPGTIGDDHTRVMVEQFRKRMGDRAPIWTQIGVAALGAPGMRVEIRATAVVS, from the coding sequence ATGCCCGAGTTCTTCGTCACCCCCGGCTACGGCCCCAAGCACCTGGCCGCCCTGCACTACACGCAGGCGGTCCGGATCGGCGACCGCGTCGAGATCTCGGGCCAGGGCGGCTGGGACGACGACACCGTCTTCCCCGAGTCCCTGGAGGAGGAGATCGTCCAGGCCTTCGAGAACGTCGAGCGCACGCTCGCCACCGCGGGCGCGAGCTGGACCGACGTGGTCGCGGTGGACTCGTTCCACATCCCCACGGAGCCCGGCACCATCGGCGACGACCACACGCGCGTCATGGTGGAGCAGTTCCGCAAGCGCATGGGCGACCGAGCGCCCATCTGGACCCAGATCGGCGTCGCGGCTTTGGGCGCGCCGGGGATGCGGGTGGAGATCCGGGCCACGGCCGTCGTGAGCTGA
- a CDS encoding DUF3068 domain-containing protein has translation MRRAFGLILLALGVFAVAGAVLLPTYVYPKLAKVPLDQDSTSLLEGTASQVLAVTDNGSGPVSAIRKDAKLTATAHVQANFAAPEMHQDTDYAVWLLAVQVTDDADNTVLSASKRQVCFDRRTGEGYEPRGESDPKCDAKSSFVTELKDKADKDGQKPPETNDYKAQPGLQFKFPFGTEQQDYKVYDDNTGAAVTAKYSGTETVDGIETYKFVQDIPDTKTATKDVPGSLVGSADPTVKADLYYRGVNTLWVEPVTGIEVKQQQQQHQELRSGTGQPTVVFDGTLAFTAETVAKMADQVNANKGRLEFLSSTGPLWLGIGGGVLIIGSIVLLARRRRAEPPVAPRGKQPPRKVLFTAGP, from the coding sequence TTGCGACGTGCTTTCGGCCTGATCTTGCTGGCACTGGGCGTGTTCGCGGTCGCGGGCGCTGTGCTCCTGCCGACCTACGTCTACCCCAAGCTCGCCAAGGTGCCGCTCGACCAGGATTCGACGTCGCTGCTCGAAGGCACCGCGAGCCAGGTGCTCGCCGTGACGGACAACGGTTCCGGCCCGGTCTCGGCGATCCGCAAGGACGCCAAGCTGACCGCGACGGCCCACGTGCAGGCGAACTTCGCGGCGCCGGAGATGCACCAGGACACCGACTACGCGGTCTGGCTCCTGGCCGTACAGGTCACCGACGACGCCGACAACACCGTGCTCAGCGCGAGCAAGCGGCAGGTCTGCTTCGACCGGCGCACCGGCGAGGGCTACGAGCCGCGCGGCGAGTCCGACCCCAAGTGCGACGCCAAGAGCAGCTTCGTCACCGAGCTGAAGGACAAGGCGGACAAGGACGGTCAGAAGCCGCCGGAGACGAACGACTACAAGGCGCAGCCCGGGTTGCAGTTCAAGTTCCCGTTCGGCACCGAGCAGCAGGACTACAAGGTCTACGACGACAACACCGGCGCGGCCGTCACCGCCAAGTACTCCGGGACCGAGACCGTCGACGGGATCGAGACCTACAAGTTCGTCCAGGACATCCCCGACACCAAGACCGCCACGAAGGACGTGCCGGGCTCCCTCGTCGGCTCCGCGGACCCGACCGTCAAGGCCGACCTCTACTACCGCGGCGTCAACACGCTGTGGGTGGAGCCGGTCACCGGGATCGAGGTCAAGCAGCAGCAACAGCAGCACCAGGAGCTGCGCTCCGGCACCGGCCAGCCGACCGTGGTGTTCGACGGGACGCTCGCCTTCACCGCGGAGACCGTGGCGAAGATGGCCGACCAGGTGAACGCGAACAAGGGCCGCCTGGAGTTCCTCTCCAGCACCGGTCCCCTGTGGCTCGGGATCGGGGGCGGCGTGCTGATCATCGGCTCGATCGTGCTGCTGGCCCGGCGGCGCCGGGCCGAGCCCCCGGTCGCGCCGCGAGGGAAGCAGCCGCCGCGGAAGGTGCTCTTCACCGCCGGCCCCTGA
- a CDS encoding bifunctional 2-polyprenyl-6-hydroxyphenol methylase/3-demethylubiquinol 3-O-methyltransferase UbiG — MTLFRTFLTEQTDPDGFYSALAADSVRQLAAHAPLSGRTVLDVGGGPGYFSDAFRAAGATYLGVDPDVGELSARGEPGENMIRASGTELPVRSGSVDVCYSSNVLEHVAKPWVMLDEMCRVTKPGGTVFCSFTPWYSPWGGHETAPWHFLGGYYARQRYFRKLGKQPKNKFGESLFPVSVGAALRWAKATPLADLVAGYPRYHPSWAMWIVRVPALREIASWNLVLVLRRR; from the coding sequence GTGACGCTCTTCCGCACCTTTCTCACCGAACAGACGGACCCGGACGGCTTCTACTCGGCGCTCGCCGCCGACTCCGTGCGGCAACTGGCGGCCCACGCTCCGCTGTCCGGGCGCACGGTGCTCGACGTCGGGGGCGGTCCGGGGTATTTCTCGGACGCTTTCCGCGCGGCCGGCGCGACCTATCTCGGGGTCGACCCGGACGTCGGCGAGCTGTCCGCGCGCGGCGAACCGGGGGAGAACATGATCCGCGCGAGCGGCACGGAACTGCCCGTGCGCAGCGGATCCGTGGACGTCTGCTACTCGTCGAACGTGCTGGAGCACGTCGCGAAGCCGTGGGTGATGCTCGACGAGATGTGCCGGGTGACCAAGCCCGGCGGCACCGTCTTCTGCTCGTTCACGCCGTGGTATTCACCCTGGGGCGGGCACGAGACCGCGCCGTGGCATTTCCTCGGCGGTTACTACGCGCGTCAGCGGTATTTCCGGAAACTCGGGAAGCAGCCGAAGAACAAATTCGGCGAAAGCCTTTTCCCGGTGTCGGTCGGCGCCGCGCTCCGCTGGGCGAAGGCGACGCCGCTCGCCGATCTGGTGGCCGGGTACCCGCGTTATCACCCGAGCTGGGCGATGTGGATCGTGCGGGTCCCGGCCCTGCGGGAAATCGCTTCCTGGAATCTGGTTCTCGTGTTGCGGCGGCGGTGA